The following DNA comes from Metopolophium dirhodum isolate CAU chromosome 8, ASM1992520v1, whole genome shotgun sequence.
atttaatgataataGATTAATGatcttataatcttataatcTATCCTATCATGggcataaacaataaaataatcatggccaacaatcaaaatgaattgtGACTCTGGTACAATcacagaatacatttttaaaatttaaaatttattctgTGGTACAATATGAAAATcagttgtacatttttaagataataagtcaatatacaaaatatatatcctaacacaataaaataaaaaaaaatgtatttaacaactTATAAAGTACCACTGCATTTAGATTGAAAGTCGGGTACATAGATTGATCATATTAATTaggataataaaagtaaaacacaTGTTTAGAAGTAGTAACATTGAAAgatatttttctaataagtaaAAACCAGCCTCTAGCCCATATAGAGAATACTCCAAGTATATCTCAGACTATAACCCTTACATAATGTCCCTAAACCAGTATATCTCATACATAATCTCTAAACATGTGGATGGTGGTAACTTTTTGTACTTGTTGAAGTCTCACTGGTACTTGTTGCTGAAGGTGCTGAATCCTCATTAGAAGGTATATCACTGCTGGATTTACGTTGTTCAGACCACATTTCAGCATACAGGCCGTTTCTTATTATGAGATCATCATGCCTACAAgacattacatttaaaatgtcaatagtttaatttgaaaaaagtaaacagcaaattaaaaaaaaaaaaatgataacaccAAAAGGACACATAGGTTTACCTTCCTCTCTCATATATTTGTCCGTCTTTTAGAACTAGTATTTCGTCAGCATGTATAACAGTTGACAGCCTATGTGCAACAATTATTGTAGTGCGATTAGCACAGACTTGATCTAACGCCGCCttgaatgtttttaaaattattaacacctagatactcaaaaatataatattcacaaaatgTTAGTGTTTACTTGAATCTGTCTTTCTGTTTTAGTATCTAATGCACTTGTGGCTTCATCCAGCAATACAATGGCAGGTGCCTTAAGTAACGTTCTGGCAATAGCAACTCTTTGTTTTTCTCCTCCACTAAGTTTTAACCCTCTTTCACCAACCTAGAAAATTATCAAGAATATGattgatattaaaacaaaacttgattacaagttaaataaacaaaacacacTTGTGTATTGTATTGATCTGGGAATTTCATAATTCTGTCATGTATTTCGGCTGCCATTGCAGAATTCATTATTTCCGAGTCATTAGAATCAACTTTtccataatttatgttaaatctaataaataattttagttacatttttgtatttattaagagtttttttattcatacttaATGCTGTTGTTAAACAAAACAGTGTCTTGCGGAACAACACCGATAGCTTTTCTGAGTGAATTCTGTGTAACCAGTTGTATATTCTGGTCATCGATAATGATAGATCCTGAATCTACATCGAAAAACCTAAACAACAGTCTCACAATAGTTGATTTTCCGCTACCTGATGGACCAACCAATGCTAATGTCTTGCCCGGTTCAACCACaaacgaaatattttgtaaGACTATTCTTTCGGGTTGATAAGAAAATGTTACATTGCGGAATTCCACTTGTCCATTTTTCAACACCAAGTCTTTAGCATCAGGAACATCACTTACATCTGGTGTTATATTCAtcaaatcaaacatattttccATGTCAATAAAGTTCTTCTGAATTGCTCTattgaaaatgatttaatattcacttattatacacattattttaatattttagttgatttTTAGAAGATGTCTCACCCACATGTTTTGTATCAGTCCTATCAGTACAACAGCAAATTTGAGTTAGTAGATCCAATTTTTTGTCAactttaatattacaatgaatTAACCTATTACTAAACTTGAAGGTAAGAAACTTTATTTGCGATTACACATTGGTttctttacaatattttaattttcaaccaaGCGAGgagtatgtaaaattaaaaaattaaaaaatattcattacttttttaaaaattcaaatattgtaaaaaaacaaacacagataatgtttctTACTTTCAAGTTAAATAATCTGTTAActcattgtaattattaaagttGACACAAAATTAGTTTTGCTGAACTCAAATTGTCTGTTGTACGTTTGTAGGACTAAGACAAAACATATGGGTGAGATGTTACCTTAATaccatatttgttttatacctGTAAAATGTCCCAAAATAGTTTAGTGGTCCATACAATTGAATGATGTACACAGTGAATAGAACATAATCACCTACTGTTAACTCTTTAAGATCAACAACAAAATGAACACTGAGCAATGATCCAGCTAACAATCCTATACATACAATCAAATTTTGAACGGTGTTGAGAATAGCCAATGATACTTGCGTTTTAAACTCTTCgtgctaaaaaaattaaataaatatgtgttgaattaattattaaacttaaggttttttaaaaaaaattccaataatTTTACTTGATATTCCATTATTGCATCTTTATAGGCTTTAACTTCATATTCTTCCGCACCATAGTACTTAACTGTTTCAAAATTCAACATAGAATCAACACTACGAGCTTCCATATTGTTATCTGCTATATTCATCCGACGTTGAAATTTTGTTCTCCATTCTGTTATGATGATTGTCAAAGCTAAACATTTgacgacaaaaaaataaaataatgataatgcaTTACcaaatacagtattatatttttattagattgttATTACCTTCAGAAGAACTAAAAATATAAGCTCAATATAAACATTGGATATAATTCACTTTTAgcgttatgaataattattaattactttagtCTTTAGACCTTATACTATAGtaaattcagaaaaattagAACTGCACAACTAGCAAAGAAAacaggtattttatatttatgaatgttcaatcttttatataaattaacttgTTTTGTTTTCCTTGACGCATTTaaaaactactaggaatttaTCACTTTTTACCCCCCAAAGTGCCCAACTAGATTCACCAGAAAAGATATGTTAAAGTTAAAATTCAGAGAATTTTTACTGCTGGTGAATATTTTCTTACAACtgtttaaatttagaaaaatactCAAGAAAATGGCCAAACTATAACTTATTCTCTATGGATAATCAATTTTTGTCTGTTACAATTTTATCTTAAAAAGCGCTTGggtttttattgaacttaataaataaatataatcttttttatacataattcaattattataaaaattgcatattaataaacatttaacactAATGAAAGTTGAAACTGTAGTTTAACTGAACATTTTCCataatcatacaatattattagttgttacggcattttgaaatattgtatgaagtAGGTAAGTTCGAAATTCTTAAggatatcaaaatatgtacggaAAAGTCCTGGAATTCTCTAGGAATTCTTAAGTCCGTGGATTCTTTAGGAAATCCAGGAATTTTTTAGGAAGTCTTTAACACAGGAATTCTggcttgtaaaataataatttgtgaatgactcttatgaaaatattattttgaacacaaACCATCGgttaacaaaaatatgaaaacattaaTTCACCACTGGGAGCATGACAATTGTGGCTTTAATTTTGccggtttaaaaatataagttctaagattatgaaattttaggctgactaaattatttattgaataggtAGTGTTAAGATTTTAGAtcctaataaatgtattgattttacaatgatgtgttttttttttttatttatttcttttttaatgtctgaaaacaatttttattgtcgAAAAATACTCAGATtatcaactaattttttttttaataattaacatgtTATCTACTTcattctaatatattaataattaactaattttataattgaactTTGAAAATTGGCCTTTTTAGTGTTCTACCTTGTATGATGATGacctagttaaattaaaaatatatatatatttaattaatatgatataataggaAAAAATTGACCAATGACGCAAAAAAATCTTAAGTATAATGGTTAAAGACCCTCACACACTACAGCGGTGGCGGTGACAGAAGCATGAGTACGACAAAATGACAATTTTACAGCCACCGGtatgattatgattatatttaatattatagaaaaaaatgtttatttgcagctgttcaatattaaatttctctAAATTTGCCTtccattaaatcattttttttttatcttgttttaactaaataaataataactacctactaaCCTACTAATAAATTCACAAAGAGtacctacaagttacaactatatttaataatttgtcataCACTTATACTTAATAGTCTGGAGcgcattaaaatttatataattgtagagAATTTTTTTCTCAGTATCCTTAAATATAACTGATATTATTgaatgcaaaataatttttacctatatacaaaaCCATTGTAATGAAAACCACAGTTCCCATCATCCAATTGAAATATGATAGGAAAAATATAACTGCTACAATGATGTCAATTATGGTAGGTCcaatactaaaaagtaaaaatgacaacaaACTGTTGGTCGAGTCTGTTCCACGGTCCATAATTCTTAAAACTTCACCAGTTTTACGGCTCAAATGCCATTTCAaacttaaattatgtaaatgacGGAATAGTGATAcctaagttaaaatattttaattggtacagttaatatatttttaccttatATAGAATTAATGAAAACTCACTTCGACTTCACGTTTAGTATATTGTTGTACTCTAATCCATAGGTAACTTCTTAAGTTATTCAAGAAACCCATTCCAAGACCTCCTTGTAAAAACTTGATACCAATATAGGTAAAAATCAAATCCCAACGAAAAACAAGAGGAATAGCAGTTAAGCTGTCGACtaagaataaaatcaattattagtttatgctgtttataattattaaaggaTCAATCAAaagattaaatcaaaaattaaataccaattTTTGCACTGTAAAGTGGAACATATACATTGGCTACTCTTCCAGCAATTACCAAAATAATACAAGCAACTACTCTTAGTTGTAAAGCCACACTCTTTTTTGGCCATATGAAAGGTGCTATCATTTTGACTTTTCGAATCATATTCTTCCATGTTGAGGTTTCTTCCACTCGATcagactaaaaaattataaccattcaatattatttctgtataaatataaaataatgacaataaaaatacaataaccaAAAAAGGTCttgaatgatacatttttaattcacatttaaataatacaagtctataaaaaaaattaacaaaaataaaaatttatctaagtatttataaaCAGTACATACAAGTATTGCAGTACAAATGACATTgaagtaggtataattttacctatgacatattttgttttcatatgcCATAGACACTTCACATAGATAACACGTCATAATAACCAACATTGAAAAactaatcttataaaatattacctatgtatttataataatgtattattattattattatgaaaagaaTATTTAGTGGATGGAGATTGGAGACTACCAAAACTACAATTCTACAAATCAGGGTCCAAGAAAACGCAAGTGACAATGGGGTTGTCTGGCATTATTTTTAAACCtggttatattttgaaatatagcATCTATGATTTTCCATTCTGCTAATGCTACCCATTGGTAGGCAAAAATTATAAGTCTTAAATGgggaacacattttttttaaattataaattataataagtatcttgaaatatataattaaattaaacaataaaaacttaCATCTAAAAACAAATCTGTTGAGTTGTGTAGGCTAAAGTAATCTCTTGCAGTCATTATTCCAGGTGCTTTTACACCCAAGATCAATAACAAgaagcttaaaatataatttccaacgAATAAACCGAATTCAATTTGaccatttaaactataaataaattattaataatgggtataagaatataatttaataaaaatccatagACAAAATTATTAACTGACTTATTTAATTTAGGCCACCAATCATCCCTCTTTATGGTAATGAATGCCACATTTTCAGCAAGGAACACCAATACCCAGAAAATGAGTAAGACTAGACCATGTCCACGGGCTGGCATTGATGGTAAGAGACTGTTTCTTTCCATTAGTATGAGTTTTGCCGATAATGGAAATACAAAAACCATAACAAGCATATATACtgcctaaaaaattaataatatatcataacatgTAGCAAAGTTAAGTCAGGTGGGTGTCACATTCAATTTCTTAATATGTACTTACTTGATAACCGTACACAACACCATGTTGAATAATGTGAATGTCGAGGAAAAACTTAGCCACTGCCAATAAGGGAAGAAGAAATGTAATGATTATCTGAACATAGTATAGCCTGGATTGGGGAATTGCAGCCTGTGATAGAGGCGTGCTGTATTTCCTGTACATTGAGCATTGGGCTGTGCCGAATAGTATCATGTACACAGCTAATGAACCAGCAACTGTGGTTTCCACAAAACATTCTGATGTCTTGTTGACCCATAGATCAATCGATGAACCGTTTGGACAAAACATTTTCAACCAACTTGtatccataaattattataaaagtacaaTTAAACACGAGTAACTATAAAACAGTTTACATTAaaggtttacataatattgccACATTGATAACATTTGTATAAATACAACGTGAAAGTCAAATATAAGTTGTTATATAAACAtctataaaaagtatttgattaattagaattggaaaacataaaaattccggttgaaaataaaaaaattgtatgcactgaagaataaaatttataattatttatagcaaATTGTAGTCccgaacataaaatattaatttagggaattttatttattattgcaaataattataaaggtaAATAAAACCGACATCCAAATTTTCAACCTGAATCGGTATTGGAATTGTATGAGAGGTCTGATACAAATTTGATGAATAAAAGAAATTCACTAAAATGAAACTTACTatgtatattcaaatttgaaGATGTTTAatcggtacctacctacttaaaactaaaaactaaaaaaaaaattaggtacatttttttttttgttttatgaatcatcattatttattatcatttatcatactaccattatcattatcatttatcatactaccgttatcattatttattatcatataacatcattatcatcattattatacaaatttaaatgcacTGTGACTGATTTAGGTTTAAATTGCAACGATGGTAGATCTATTTACAGCTATATGCCTATATGTGATTAAAAGTCACTACGACACTACAAACAGTATCAAGGTGgattataaatgtacctatgcaCATTGGCCACATTGCAAGGTACCACcaggtaatacatattacatacctacatataacataatataatatacactatacatataatatgtattataatattaccttgaCACATTGAAATTAAACtgtttattgtacatatttgtGCACTATGCCACCAGTCACTCTACACACCAGTCAGCCACCCTATGTCGGTTACCGTTATATTGTTATCTATCCCTAGTAGGTATCtcaatgttatacaatataagcgAAAGTGAATTTTAGACCTAGGATGTAGAAATGGTCTGGATTGGATCATTAAAATTGGTCTTAAAATGGGGATCAGTAGTGTATTGGTACGGGTACGCGggtatacgccgtatacccatcagaagattttcgattttcagcgtatacccaatgtaaaatcttattttacggGTATACGCTTCCAAAATAACCAGAAAAccaaataagatttaaaatttatttaatagttcatataggaaaaaaacgttattcgtattaatgaattatttatcaattgaagtaggtattgaatataagttatataacaatatgcgttgtgtttaatgtattttaagactttaagttcaatttagtaaacccaaaattgaatacaaaaaatctTTGTGGAAAATTCTAtagattgtacctataataataatgttattattattttaatttttttgacattcgagttgattttgttttattttctattgttacattatacaaaaattaataaaataatgttaaaaactatatactaaTTGAACTGCaataacgttatataatatatacgatgatataatttaatcgtttaggttacatacatattttattggtgcgtatacccataaatatatttaccaatacaccactgaTGGGGATTAAGATTAAAGCTAAagaaaaaatgtctaaatatttaactttaccGGGCTATTAAATTTTGAGTTAAATTGgacttaaaatttgaattttaaatcttccgaattgaacaaaaatttgataattaagtCGGCCAATTTAAATCACCCATGACAAGAGTGAAGAGGTGTGCACACAAGGGgagttagtatatattattattactattagatagtagagaatatttataattgatactTGAAACATTATCTTGGAATATAGATATACCTAACTGGATAAATAACAAATACGAAACTATAGAGAGTACCTATATGGGTACTTGAATACTATACAGgtactataaaattgtatagttaatatttttcgtaCTCATTAaactattacttatttttaatgcttaAATAAATCTTTATAGGATTATTAAATAgtcaagatatattatattagccattaggtaagGCCTAAATTGTACAGTTTATGTTTTgcacattttcaaaaacttccAACATGAATTgtattagcatattataataattatagaacatacattttatattatgttagtatgttaaataaattgtcTATTCTTAAATTGTGTGACTGTAGCTCAATATTGCAAATGTGTATGGTGTATCCCTCAACAGTCGACACTATAATACCTTAACCCAATATTTAC
Coding sequences within:
- the LOC132950723 gene encoding ATP-binding cassette sub-family B member 6 isoform X2, with the protein product MFCPNGSSIDLWVNKTSECFVETTVAGSLAVYMILFGTAQCSMYRKYSTPLSQAAIPQSRLYYVQIIITFLLPLLAVAKFFLDIHIIQHGVVYGYQAVYMLVMVFVFPLSAKLILMERNSLLPSMPARGHGLVLLIFWVLVFLAENVAFITIKRDDWWPKLNNLNGQIEFGLFVGNYILSFLLLILGVKAPGIMTARDYFSLHNSTDLFLDSDRVEETSTWKNMIRKVKMIAPFIWPKKSVALQLRVVACIILVIAGRVANVYVPLYSAKIVDSLTAIPLVFRWDLIFTYIGIKFLQGGLGMGFLNNLRSYLWIRVQQYTKREVEVSLFRHLHNLSLKWHLSRKTGEVLRIMDRGTDSTNSLLSFLLFSIGPTIIDIIVAVIFFLSYFNWMMGTVVFITMVLYIALTIIITEWRTKFQRRMNIADNNMEARSVDSMLNFETVKYYGAEEYEVKAYKDAIMEYQHEEFKTQVSLAILNTVQNLIVCIGLLAGSLLSVHFVVDLKELTVGDYVLFTVYIIQLYGPLNYFGTFYRAIQKNFIDMENMFDLMNITPDVSDVPDAKDLVLKNGQVEFRNVTFSYQPERIVLQNISFVVEPGKTLALVGPSGSGKSTIVRLLFRFFDVDSGSIIIDDQNIQLVTQNSLRKAIGVVPQDTVLFNNSIKFNINYGKVDSNDSEIMNSAMAAEIHDRIMKFPDQYNTQVGERGLKLSGGEKQRVAIARTLLKAPAIVLLDEATSALDTKTERQIQAALDQVCANRTTIIVAHRLSTVIHADEILVLKDGQIYERGRHDDLIIRNGLYAEMWSEQRKSSSDIPSNEDSAPSATSTSETSTSTKSYHHPHV
- the LOC132950723 gene encoding ATP-binding cassette sub-family B member 6 isoform X1; its protein translation is MDTSWLKMFCPNGSSIDLWVNKTSECFVETTVAGSLAVYMILFGTAQCSMYRKYSTPLSQAAIPQSRLYYVQIIITFLLPLLAVAKFFLDIHIIQHGVVYGYQAVYMLVMVFVFPLSAKLILMERNSLLPSMPARGHGLVLLIFWVLVFLAENVAFITIKRDDWWPKLNNLNGQIEFGLFVGNYILSFLLLILGVKAPGIMTARDYFSLHNSTDLFLDSDRVEETSTWKNMIRKVKMIAPFIWPKKSVALQLRVVACIILVIAGRVANVYVPLYSAKIVDSLTAIPLVFRWDLIFTYIGIKFLQGGLGMGFLNNLRSYLWIRVQQYTKREVEVSLFRHLHNLSLKWHLSRKTGEVLRIMDRGTDSTNSLLSFLLFSIGPTIIDIIVAVIFFLSYFNWMMGTVVFITMVLYIALTIIITEWRTKFQRRMNIADNNMEARSVDSMLNFETVKYYGAEEYEVKAYKDAIMEYQHEEFKTQVSLAILNTVQNLIVCIGLLAGSLLSVHFVVDLKELTVGDYVLFTVYIIQLYGPLNYFGTFYRAIQKNFIDMENMFDLMNITPDVSDVPDAKDLVLKNGQVEFRNVTFSYQPERIVLQNISFVVEPGKTLALVGPSGSGKSTIVRLLFRFFDVDSGSIIIDDQNIQLVTQNSLRKAIGVVPQDTVLFNNSIKFNINYGKVDSNDSEIMNSAMAAEIHDRIMKFPDQYNTQVGERGLKLSGGEKQRVAIARTLLKAPAIVLLDEATSALDTKTERQIQAALDQVCANRTTIIVAHRLSTVIHADEILVLKDGQIYERGRHDDLIIRNGLYAEMWSEQRKSSSDIPSNEDSAPSATSTSETSTSTKSYHHPHV